In one Culex quinquefasciatus strain JHB chromosome 2, VPISU_Cqui_1.0_pri_paternal, whole genome shotgun sequence genomic region, the following are encoded:
- the LOC6048340 gene encoding dynein heavy chain 2, axonemal isoform X1 — MAETNRDQMADNASEISSFSDSSDEAKKEVEIVEEAIEETDKPVYTEEDLETLIGFIRNMIFLFDYDEDDFSEEVVEVIKLWLTDANCPLLFIFYDGDILTASLGFPLCPFNDLMYFMREPDQLFNVIRFHDDIMFGTLQSDIEGSLLVILEQVYGPLILSTELSENVKANVLSGYNTFMTYLTELHYKLSGFTLLYVPREGNDMDVQEVVLNRSMIKRLESVVIDWTSQIRSTLSDTQHFVPDNLICPADEYSFWLYRHEVLSAIKTQFENPNVEHILQVLNLAQSLYTKPLREVLSDLKKEIEVAESNIPFLKLLVDPCFAIRTLNDEEDLCSQLIYVMHIIRFIGVDSSHLHRDECITKLFLYLSNEIVSCCVQSIDINKILMGSPCYGIEICNLKINCCESYKIIYEEMLEHFKRDYAWNLDYATIFNQINAFIQRLCDILEICEAMLIFGRYSGSSSYKNFRFPCNNAQEYEQKCDQVMTIFTKGIESIQSSASAILDINNKYWYKTIAEFRDMLRNLDDVIENLLSNIFLVAENLEEKIDVLVALLNFFNRDSIKESYMRKIAEIWKIFHTELTSISKEVSSGINIHPTLLPTKSGQYTMLKIKFERLCRLRNLLERCRFFPTYNESEETLSLFESCEKQVKLSLKKFNDSWTKALSPDFGAWFHRNLICRSQIRPGLLECHIEREMLNIFNEAHFFKVLGAATPSIIDLEKNDTTKQTFDSVIRVVLYFNSVVSSISEKERLFFKPMIQQTERKLEPLRSKLTWEEDLNEYIDTFVMNVKELLDIIQIYKRENFKISRSMETIYNLELFKLNKSQNQQLNDMFKNISEQKKHSLSQLVGVYTDISKNIFIIYDHLGSNLRRMGESWIQYVRKIDHLLKAAVYNSSLITLKNIEKALTESHHPILSIEIVLDRKGVVYQPTLAHVEVMLKRLTTEVTTTIKIIPTLCQKFQINAGENIYDAFLNDEQYINEERKIKTAIITTIENLVAFKEKWNVFRPFWSVNRTSFIEKFKLASMTSDAFQKNIEKFDELLNQLTTQNELTTCECVHVDAQKLKYAITNHIHDWQLKYIEYLKCVSYGLIIDFNNKLNQNMQSMSIVPKEVEELKELEATFNNCFDDIPCMMLTIENIVRYFDVLEKYVSDILPEALNLRKKIHEIWKQYMAYVNRIKEKIADYQTQFKLSITNEAACLKVNALEMLKMLDTEMPIDDDM, encoded by the exons ATGGCAGAAACCAACCGCGATCAAATGGCTGACAATGCTAGTGAAATATCTAGCTTTTCCGATTCCAGTGATGAAG caaaaaaagaaGTTGAGATAGTGGAGGAAGCAATTGAGGAGACTGATAAGCCAGTTTACACCGAGGAAGATTTGGAAACATTAATTGGATTTATTCGGAACATGATTTTTCTGTTTGATTACGATGAAGACGATTTTAGTGAAGAGGTGGTTGAAGTTATCAAACTGTGGCTTACCGATGCAAATTGCCctcttttatttatattttacgaTGGAGACATTTTGACGGCATCGCTAGGATTCCCATTGTGCCCTTTCAATGATCTCATGTACTTTATGAGGGAACCTGATCAATTGTTTAATGTTATTCGTTTTCACGACGATATTATGTTCGGAACATTGCAGAGCGATATCGAAGGATCGTTGTTAGTCATTTTGGAGCAAGTCTATGGACCACTGATCTTATCTACAGAGTTGTCGGAAAACGTTAAAGCAAACGTACTCAGCGGATACAACACCTTCATGACTTATTTAACTGAGTTGCATTACAAATTGTCAGGATTTACACTTTTGTACGTTCCTCGAGAAGGAAATGATATGGACGTTCAGGAAGTTGTTTTGAATCGCTCGATGATCAAACGATTGGAATCAGTTGTGATTGACTGGACCAGTCAAATTCGTTCTACACTCAGCGATACTCAACATTTTGTTCCAGACAATCTCATTTGCCCTGCTGATGAATACAGTTTTTGGCTTTACCGGC ATGAGGTGCTATCTGCAATAAAAACTCAATTTGAAAACCCAAATGTAGAGCATATTCTACAGGTTCTGAACTTGGCACAGTCATTGTACACGAAGCCACTTCGAGAAGTTTTGTCGGACCTGAAAAAAGAAATCGAAGTGGCCGAATCAAACATACCGTTTCTAAAGCTTCTCGTTGATCCATGTTTTGCTATACGAACCCTTAACGATGAAGAAGATTTGTGCTCTCAGCTTATTTATGTGATGCATATCATCAGATTCATAGGAGTTGATTCGTCCCATTTGCACCGAGACGAATGCATCACCAAACTATTCCTGTACCTAAGCAATGAAATTGTGTCGTGCTGTGTACAAAGTATTgatattaacaaaattttaatgggtTCTCCATGCTATGGAATAGAAATTTGTAATCTCAAAATCAACTGCTGTGAATCATACAAAATTATCTATGAAGAA ATGCTGGAGCATTTTAAAAGAGATTATGCGTGGAATCTAGACTATGCCACTATTTTTAACCAGATAAATGCATTTATTCAGCGTTTGTGTGACATTTTAGAGATTTGCGAGGCTATGCTGATCTTTGGAAG ATACAGTGGCAGTAGTTCTTACAAAAATTTCCGTTTTCCGTGTAATAATGCTCAGGAGTACGAGCAGAAATGTGACCAAGTGATGACAATATTCACGAAAGGAATCGAAAGCATTCAATCTTCAGCTAGTGCTATATTAGACATCAACAACAAATATTGGTACAAAACGATTGCAGAGTTTCGAGATATGCTGAGAAACTTGGATGACGTAATTGAAAATCTgctgtcaaatatttttttggttgcGGAAAACCTAGAAGAAAAAATTGATGTCCTTGTGGCGCTTCTCAACTTTTTCAATCGCGACAGCATAAAAGAAAGTTACATGCGTAAAATtgcagaaatttggaaaatattccataCTGAACTAACGTCAATTTCAAAGGAGGTCTCTTCAGGAATTAACATCCATCCAACATTACTACCAACAAAATCGGGACAATACACAatgttgaaaatcaaatttgaacggCTTTGCCGGCTCAGAAATCTTCTGgaaagatgcagattttttcCCACATACAATGAAAGCGAAGAAACGTTGTCCTTGTTTGAATCATGTGAAAAGCAAGTGAAATTATCCTTGAAAAAGTTCAACGATTCATGGACCAAAGCCTTGAGCCCCGATTTTGGAGCATGGTTCCATAGAAATCTTATCTGTCGGAGTCAAATTCGCCCTGGTTTATTGGAATGCCACATCGAGAGGGAAATGCTGAACATATTCAACGAAGCTCACTTTTTTAAAGTCTTGGGAGCAGCCACCCCGAGTATCAtagatttggaaaaaaatgacacCACGAAACAAACATTTGACAGTGTCATTCGGGTGGTTTTGTACTTCAATAGTGTTGTTTCTTCAATTTCTGAAAAGGAAAGACTATTTTTCAAACCCATGATACAACAAACGGAAAGAAAACTCGAACCGCTCAGAAGCAAGCTAACTTGGGAAGAAGATTTGAACGAATACATTGATACTTTTGTCATGAATGTCAAAGAGTTATTGGATATCATTCAAATATATAAGcgcgaaaatttcaaaatttctcgatCCATGGAAACCATTTACAACCTTGAGTTGTTCAAATTGAACAAGTCACAAAATCAGCAGTTGAACGATATGTTCAAAAACATAAGCGAACAGAAAAAACATTCACTTTCGCAACTCGTTGGCGTTTATACGGACAtcagtaaaaatatatttattatttatgacCATCTTGGATCGAATCTTCGAAGAATGGGTGAAAGCTGGATTCAATACGTTCGGAAGATTGATCATTTGCTGAAAGCTGCAGTTTACAATTCGTCCCTAATAACACTCAAAAACATAGAAAAGGCATTAACGGAGTCACATCATCCCATTTTGAGCATCGAAATTGTGCTGGACAGAAAAGGTGTTGTATACCAACCCACTCTCGCACATGTGGAAGTTATGCTAAAGCGTTTAACAACAGAAGTTACAACCACCATTAAAATTATTCCTACATTgtgtcaaaagtttcaaataaatGCCGGAGAAAATATTTACGACGCCTTTTTGAACGACGAGCAATATATTAATGAAGAACGTAAAATAAAGACTGCAATTATCACTACTATTGAAAATCTTGTGGCATTTAAGGAAAAATGGAATGTATTTAGACCATTTTGGAGTGTAAATCGAACGTCATTCATTGAGAAGTTTAAACTTGCGAGCATGACATCTGACGCCttccaaaaaaatatagaaaaatttgACGAACTTTTAAATCAACTAACAACTCAAAACGAGCTTACCACATGTGAGTGCGTACATGTTGATGCACAAAAACTGAAATACGCCATCACAAATCACATTCATGATTGGCAGCTTAAATATATTGAATATCTAAAATGCGTATCCTATGGACTGATAATCG attttaataATAAACTCAATCAAAACATGCAATCCATGAGTATCGTACCAAAGGAAGTTGAAGAATTGAAAGAATTAGAGGCAACATTCAATAATTGTTTCGACGACATACCCTGTATGATGCTGACAATTGAGAACATTGTAAGATATTTCGACGTCCTTG AAAAATACGTTTCAGATATACTGCCCGAAGCCCTaaacttgagaaaaaaaattcatgagATCTGGAAGCAATACATGGCATACGTGAATAGGATTAAAGAAAAGATTGCTGACTATCAAACCCAGTTTAAACTCTCAATAACAAATGAGGCGGCTTGTTTGAAAGTTAATGCTCTAGAGATGCTGAAAATGCTGGACACAGAAATGCCTATCGATGATGATATGTAA
- the LOC6048339 gene encoding uncharacterized protein LOC6048339, which produces MRSSIGVTKVLAFYFILLHLFLKAKMCVGAIHGASSGNINDSDESFFPVETHTTVAPLLDSIPSPVGHSVAKIHRRQHAAVVLTPKPTAALHHVRHEHSFVKNRHIVNPQDDHHLRSHKSNFKSAQAAGRNWYPNQRRPPHHHRGLHQRDFNPTSSSSSFALSSPHSVHRARLNRANSRSISTNQQKSNPNPWLENQPKPLSAFTTEPIKSSIKKHKSSGDSKKSTHHTNNYFEELLNSYKSNSPYYKDHLKRDSSVLTKSLQALNTKCSDKKCKSRHAKEDTNDDDYDYEYEEEDDDEDDYDDEYYDTEAQGDAGYSTTTNSVTVADSTKLSQEQNYSNVNNKFDNSLHQDNDDAVEAKHSLSNSVDTTRENNKVLSKEVYAADANMAKFHVAKLRREGNCNVPKPKIVLASNDPTKQYTPHCTILHRCGDDVGCCPQAKTCAASKNSTVELYFFVKAVGSRSTIERLSFINHTECACINRHESINRRTPSVSIVATPTKPPICNCPTYFQRVVDNDNRCFCDCSSSDSQCDQFKRGLEHFSMDNRRCIMNNRCEEPRCEYGRYNIAKGKCPAKKDALSIAFKV; this is translated from the exons ATGAGATCATCAATAGGCGTTACGAAAGTTCTCGCATTCTATTTCATacttttgcatttatttttgaaagcaaaaatGTGTGTCGGTGCGATCCATGGTGCGAGTAGTGGAAACATTAATGACAGTGATGAGTCATTTTTCCCGGTGGAAACACACACGACAGTCGCCCCATTGCTAGACTCTATACCGAGTCCTGTCGGTCATAGTGTCGCGAAAATTCATCGTCGGCAACATGCGGCGGTTGTCTTGACGCCGAAACCGACGGCGGCGCTTCACCACGTGCGACACgaacatagttttgtgaaaaatcgaCACATTGTCAACCCGCAAGATGATCATCATCTTCGCTCTCACAAGAGCAATTTTAAATCTGCTCAAGCTGCTGGCCGAAATTGGTATCCGAACCAGCGACGGCCACCTCATCATCACCGGGGGTTGCACCAGCGGGACTTTAACCCGACTAGCAGCAGTTCATCATTCGCGCTGTCATCGCCGCACAGTGTGCATCGAGCAAGACTTAACCGGGCTAATTCTAG GAGTATCAGCACAAACCAGCAAAAATCCAATCCTAATCCATGGCTTGAAAACCAGCCCAAGCCATTATCTGCATTTACAACTGAGCCAATAAAGAGTAgcattaaaaaacataaaagttctGGTGATTCAAAAAAGTCAACTCACCATACCAATAACTATTTCGAAGAATTGCTCAACAGTTACAAAAGTAATTCGCCATACTACAAAGACCACTTGAAGAGAGACTCAAGCGTGCTGACAAAATCTTTGCAAGCCTTAAACACGAAATGCAGcgacaaaaaatgtaaaagcaGGCATGCTAAAGAGGATACAAATGATGATGACTATGATTATGAGTATGAAGAAGAAGACGACGATGAAGATGATTATGATGATGAATATTACGATACCGAGGCTCAGGGTGATGCTGGATATAGTACAACAACGAACTCAGTGACGGTAGCAGACAGCACGAAACTTAGTCAGGAACAAAATTATAGTAATGTCAACAATAAATTTGATAACAGCTTACATCAAGATAATGATGATGCTGTGGAAGCAAAA CATTCACTTTCCAACAGTGTTGATACTACCAGAGAAAACAATAAAGTTCTGTCCAAAGAAGTGTATGCAGCAG ATGCAAATATGGCAAAGTTCCATGTAGCCAAACTTCGACGAGAGGGGAATTGTAATGTTCCTAAACCAAAAATTGTATTAGCTTCAAATGATCCAACAAAGCAATACACGCCACACTGTACAATACTTCATCGATGCGGTGACGATGTCGGATGTTGTCCACAGGCAAAAACATGTGCAGCTTCAAAAAATTCAACGgttgaactttattttttt GTCAAAGCTGTTGGATCAAGGTCAACAATTGAAAGGCTGAGTTTTATCAATCACACAGAGTGTGCGTGCATCAATCGGCACGAGTCAATAAATCGTAGAACACCATCCGTTTCAATAGTGGCGACACCAACTAAACCACCAATCTGCAACTGCCCAACGTACTTTCAGCGTGTTGTCGATAATGACAACCGATGCTTTTGCGATTGCTCGTCCAGTGATTCACAGTGCGATCAATTTAAGCGTGGTCTAGAGCATTTTTCGATGGATAATCGAAG GTGCATCATGAATAATCGCTGTGAGGAGCCTAGATGTGAATATGGACGTTACAACATTGCTAAAGGGAAATGTCCGGCAAAAAAGGACGCTCTTAGTATCGCTTTTAAAGTCTAG
- the LOC119767409 gene encoding dynein heavy chain 2, axonemal-like, giving the protein MLKHILLEMQVKTQATCVTSFNSNTSSNRLMKILRWNTMKISKEIVYPKDRKNLIWFLDDLHNVLSDKTDSTEFLRHFIEHRAWIDNKCPQRLQQTQIIAAMRNSYPLHTFPSSTIRLLNKFHTISYNSCSDESNATIFRNKMMAAIKAIAPNKFIDVLVPATIDFVRSLAIQLPATPIKPRYQFSLKTVDRILHSMCIFCPNICHYEKNPLLRLWIHECFRETWDLLDNVDYKLYYEIFNDTISKHFEATLHSICPGNKSPLFCDVLNQEGSYEDVKETNQLMQFAEKATNSNADSKTIVYQEAVEHAAKLLRISRIRKGHMVLVGEIGSGRHTICDLATSILNHQTVSKSSQTAMDQRETIYHQLRFTNDDSEDVVDKKVGHLFDLAATNRVICLVLADDTANLNHYFLEFLNGFVVNDSISGFLSQKVFEDVNVLAAIKNNLHFVLCLPMNTKPYRYLLNTYTSLLTSTTTNCIHSLTEMSLMEVAKLFFKMHIIFDVPVSCQETLKVDTEPTVRQIII; this is encoded by the exons ATgttaaaacacatactacttgAAATGCAAGTCAAAACTCAAGCAACTTGTGTTACAAGTTTCAACAGCAATACAAGCTCGAATcgtttgatgaaaattcttcgTTGGAATACCATGAAGATTTCAAAAGAAATAGTCTATCCAAAAGACAGAAAGAACTTGATATGGTTTCTGGATGATCTTCACAACGTTCTTAGTGATAAGACTGATAGCACTGAATTTTTGAGACATTTCATTGAGCATAGAGCATGGATTGATAACAAATGCCCACAACGTCTGCAGCAAACACAAATTATAGCGGCTATGAGAAACAGTTATCCCTTGCACACGTTCCCTTCAAGCACAATACGATTGTTAAACAAGTTTCATACAATCAGTTACAACTCCTGCAGTGACGAATCAAATGCAACTATATTTAGAAACAAAATGATGGCCGCGATTAAGGCTATTGCACCAAACAAGTTTATTGATGTACTGGTACCTGCAACTATTGATTTTGTACGATCGCTTGCCATTCAGCTACCAGCAACTCCAATCAAACCACGCTATCAGTTTTCGCTGAAAACTGTTGACAGAATTTTACATTCGATGTGCATTTTTTGTCCCAACATCTGTCATTATGAGAAAAATCCATTGCTGAGGCTTTGGATTCATGAATGTTTTCGGGAAACATGGGATTTACTAGATAACGTTGATTACAAGCTGTATTATGAAATCTTCAATGACACCATCTCCAAACACTTTGAAGCTACCCTGCACAGCATTTGTCCGGGCAATAAAAGTCCACTGTTTTGTGATGTATTGAATCAGGAAGGCAGCTATGAAGATGTGAAGGAAACCAATCAATTGAT GCAATTTGCAGAGAAAGCTACCAATTCGAATGCAGATTCAAAGACTATCGTGTATCAAGAAGCCGTAGAACACGCAGCTAAACTCCTTCGTATTAGTCGTATCAGAAAGGGACATATGGTGTTGGTTGGTGAAATTGGCAGCGGCCGGCATACGATATGTGATCTAGCTACAAGCATCCTAAACCACCAAACTGTATCAAAGAGCAGTCAAACAGCTATGGACCAAAGAGAAACTATTTACCACCAGCTTAGATTTACGAATGATGATTCTGAAGATGTAGTAGACAAAAAGGTCGGACATCTTTTTGATTTGGCAGCAACGAATCGTGTGATATGCCTTGTTTTAGCTGATGATACTGCGAATTTAAACCATTATTTCTTAGAATTTCTTAATGGTTTCGTAGTAAATGATTCCATATCAGGCTTCTTATCACAAAAAGTGTTTGAAGATGTAAACGTGCTGGCAGCGATAAAAAATAACTTACACTTTGTATTATGTCTACCCATGAACACAAAACCTTACAG ATATCTTTTGAACACATACACGTCACTTTTGACCAGTACAACAACAAACTGTATCCATTCTCTAACAGAAATGAGTTTAATGGAAGtagcaaaactatttttcaaaatgcacATAATTTTTGATGTACCTGTTTCATGTCAAGAAACATTGAAAGTTGATACCGAGCCAACGGTGAgacaaataattatttaa
- the LOC119766519 gene encoding dynein heavy chain 2, axonemal-like: FLVAGQITYYWDQRIFDSYYNEIFYKQFINVSQSTLVSYDSRFSIPRDGNFQAYKNFILKQIPMADGINVYGLNENANIQHLKSQSSYILEMLRKVPLDPQAISSFQIKPYVSMDFENVKQTIQELLTKLPVYLDYDNAVRIVGANRTPVSDALLLEIHSYNQIVRLVRKNLEQTFAILLGERCLNEEYEDFLEHFRQNRVPHAWLRYPTNKCISDWIYDLRCRVEFFRMWSETGQLSTNIVLGYFIRPVMFLDSVLQLFASANDISVTDAEWKVTVFTTMKPIVKFAIADGFIAREIYLQNGGWDLEKQCLKEPNILQMCSPMPPTHFKPVIKKDDVNERDFACPCFYGPSRSEESFICTLYLKTGDFPKEKWANYNTALTLTN; this comes from the exons TTTCTGGTTGCAGGTCAAATAACTTACTACTGGGACCAACGTATCTTTGATTCATATTAcaatgaaattttttacaaacaatTTATTAACGTTTCCCAAAGCACATTAGTTTCGTATGACAGTCGTTTTTCGATTCCTCGTGACGGTAATTTTCAAGcatataaaaattttattttaaaacaaattccgATGGCCGATGGAATCAACGTGTATGGTCTGAACGAAAATGCAAATATTCAACATCTGAAATCGCAGTCATCCTATATACTTGAAATGCTGCGCAAGGTACCGCTTGATCCACAGGCtatttcatcatttcaaattaaaccttatgttagcatggattttgaaaac GTGAAGCAAACAATCCAAGAGCTGCTAACAAAACTTCCTGTTTACCTAGACTATGATAATGCAGTAAGAATTGTAGGTGCAAACAGAACCCCTGTAAGTGATGCTTTGCTGCTCGAGATACATTCATACAATCAAATCGTGAGGCTTGTTAGAAAAAATCTTGAACAAACATTTGCCATATTATTAGGAGAGCGTTGTTTGAATGAAGAATACGAAGACTTTTTAGAGCATTTCAGACAAAACCGAGTGCCACATGCTTGGCTACGATACCCAACAAACAAATGCATCTCCGATTGGATATACGATCTCAGATGCAGAGTCGAATTCTTCCGAATGTGGTCTGAAACTGGTCAACTCTCAACGAACATTGTTCTTGGATATTTTATAAGGCCAGTCATGTTTCTAGATAGCGTATTGCAG ctCTTCGCCAGCGCCAATGATATTTCAGTCACGGATGCTGAATGGAAAGTTACTGTATTTACCACAATGAAACCTATTGTTAAGTTTGCTATCGCAGATGGATTTATTGCTCGAGAAATTTACCTGCAAAATGGAGGTTGGGACCTAGAAAAACAATGTTTGAAAGAgcctaatattttacaaatgtgTTCTCCGATGCCACCCACACATTTTAAGCCTGTCATCAAGAAAGACGATGTAAACGAACGAGATTTTGCATGTCCCTGCTTTTATGGCCCCAGCCGTAGTGAAGAATCATTTATTTGTACGCTATACCTTAAAACGGGAGACTTCCCGAAAGAAAAATGGGCGAACTATAATACCGCATTGACACTTACAAATTGA
- the LOC6048340 gene encoding dynein heavy chain 2, axonemal isoform X2 — protein MAETNRDQMADNASEISSFSDSSDEAKKEVEIVEEAIEETDKPVYTEEDLETLIGFIRNMIFLFDYDEDDFSEEVVEVIKLWLTDANCPLLFIFYDGDILTASLGFPLCPFNDLMYFMREPDQLFNVIRFHDDIMFGTLQSDIEGSLLVILEQVYGPLILSTELSENVKANVLSGYNTFMTYLTELHYKLSGFTLLYVPREGNDMDVQEVVLNRSMIKRLESVVIDWTSQIRSTLSDTQHFVPDNLICPADEYSFWLYRRKFTPFSCIP, from the exons ATGGCAGAAACCAACCGCGATCAAATGGCTGACAATGCTAGTGAAATATCTAGCTTTTCCGATTCCAGTGATGAAG caaaaaaagaaGTTGAGATAGTGGAGGAAGCAATTGAGGAGACTGATAAGCCAGTTTACACCGAGGAAGATTTGGAAACATTAATTGGATTTATTCGGAACATGATTTTTCTGTTTGATTACGATGAAGACGATTTTAGTGAAGAGGTGGTTGAAGTTATCAAACTGTGGCTTACCGATGCAAATTGCCctcttttatttatattttacgaTGGAGACATTTTGACGGCATCGCTAGGATTCCCATTGTGCCCTTTCAATGATCTCATGTACTTTATGAGGGAACCTGATCAATTGTTTAATGTTATTCGTTTTCACGACGATATTATGTTCGGAACATTGCAGAGCGATATCGAAGGATCGTTGTTAGTCATTTTGGAGCAAGTCTATGGACCACTGATCTTATCTACAGAGTTGTCGGAAAACGTTAAAGCAAACGTACTCAGCGGATACAACACCTTCATGACTTATTTAACTGAGTTGCATTACAAATTGTCAGGATTTACACTTTTGTACGTTCCTCGAGAAGGAAATGATATGGACGTTCAGGAAGTTGTTTTGAATCGCTCGATGATCAAACGATTGGAATCAGTTGTGATTGACTGGACCAGTCAAATTCGTTCTACACTCAGCGATACTCAACATTTTGTTCCAGACAATCTCATTTGCCCTGCTGATGAATACAGTTTTTGGCTTTACCGGCGTAAGTTTACCCCTTTCTCATGCATACCTTAA